From the Halomonas meridiana genome, one window contains:
- a CDS encoding tripartite tricarboxylate transporter permease, with product MDALNNLMYGFGIALEPINIAYVFAGVFAGTIIGMLPGLGPISALALMIPITFAMEPSSGLILMAGVYYGAIFGGSTSSILLNAPGVAGTVATSFDGYPMAKQGMAGKALAIAAYASFIGGTVSVVFLMLVAPLLSKVAVSFGPAEYFALMVLGLTAVVSLSDKSLVKGLIAAVIGVMISIVGIDTQTGTERFTFNSIQLLDGIDFLVVALGIFALAEVFYMLLRGGGGKEVPRNVIGSLKLSRGEVKKIAGPISRSSVLGFFTGVLPGAGATIGSFLGYSMEKRLAKDGDTFGQGNIKGVAAPEAANNAACTGSFVPLLTLGVPGSGTTAVLLGALLVMGVTPGPMMLEQRPDVSWGVIASMYIGNIFLLVLNLPLIPLIAKILDLPRPLLLSMILIFCMIGVYGMSFSVFDLLLLLGFGLLGLGMRLFGFPTAPLILALILGNIMEESMRRALQISGGDWTTFIDKPISLSLLVIAVLSLGLPLLKKRRTKAAAAVN from the coding sequence ATGGATGCCTTAAACAATCTGATGTACGGCTTTGGCATCGCGCTTGAGCCAATCAATATCGCCTACGTATTCGCCGGTGTGTTTGCGGGTACTATTATCGGCATGCTGCCCGGCCTGGGGCCGATCAGCGCGCTGGCCCTGATGATTCCAATCACCTTTGCCATGGAGCCCTCCTCTGGGTTGATTCTGATGGCCGGGGTCTATTATGGCGCTATCTTCGGCGGCTCGACGTCGTCCATTCTGCTCAACGCCCCCGGCGTGGCGGGCACGGTAGCGACCTCCTTCGATGGTTACCCGATGGCCAAGCAGGGCATGGCGGGTAAGGCGCTGGCCATTGCCGCCTACGCCTCCTTCATTGGCGGTACGGTCTCGGTGGTCTTTTTGATGCTGGTGGCCCCGCTGCTCTCCAAGGTGGCGGTGAGCTTTGGCCCCGCAGAGTACTTTGCACTGATGGTACTGGGCCTGACGGCGGTGGTGTCGTTGTCAGATAAGTCGCTGGTGAAAGGCCTGATTGCGGCGGTTATTGGAGTGATGATCTCGATTGTGGGGATCGACACGCAAACCGGCACCGAACGCTTTACCTTCAACTCGATTCAACTGCTCGACGGCATCGACTTCCTGGTCGTGGCGCTGGGTATCTTCGCCTTGGCGGAAGTGTTCTACATGCTGCTGCGTGGTGGCGGTGGTAAAGAGGTGCCGCGCAACGTGATTGGCTCGCTGAAGCTGAGCCGCGGTGAAGTGAAGAAAATTGCGGGCCCCATTAGCCGCAGTTCCGTACTGGGCTTCTTTACCGGCGTACTGCCGGGGGCGGGCGCCACCATTGGCTCCTTTCTGGGCTACAGCATGGAGAAGCGCCTGGCGAAAGATGGCGACACCTTTGGTCAGGGCAACATCAAGGGCGTAGCCGCTCCGGAAGCGGCCAACAACGCCGCCTGTACCGGCTCTTTCGTGCCGTTGTTAACTCTGGGTGTGCCGGGCTCTGGTACCACGGCGGTCCTGTTGGGCGCGCTGCTGGTGATGGGTGTGACGCCTGGCCCGATGATGTTGGAGCAGCGTCCGGATGTGTCCTGGGGCGTGATTGCCAGTATGTACATCGGCAACATCTTCCTGCTGGTACTGAACCTGCCGCTGATCCCGCTGATCGCTAAAATCCTCGACCTGCCGCGCCCGCTGCTGCTGTCGATGATTCTGATCTTCTGCATGATCGGCGTTTACGGCATGAGCTTCAGCGTCTTTGACCTGCTGCTACTGCTGGGCTTTGGCCTGCTGGGCTTGGGCATGCGCCTGTTTGGCTTCCCCACTGCGCCGCTGATCCTTGCGCTGATTCTCGGTAACATCATGGAAGAGTCCATGCGCCGGGCGCTGCAGATCTCCGGTGGCGACTGGACTACCTTTATCGACAAGCCGATTTCGCTGTCGCTCCTGGTCATCGCCGTGCTGTCGCTTGGCCTGCCGCTGCTCAAAAAACGTCGCACGAAAGCCGCTGCTGCTGTGAACTAA
- a CDS encoding tripartite tricarboxylate transporter TctB family protein → MTRLNVNQWLALVLALVAAAYLAMAWQIPTFPLPRPVDSDLFPKVLGVSLLLLAALLFFEKPSAIAGADEIDHEATNGPLLFTPWARVIVTALAIAAYAFLLVPLGFVLASTLLSVGLTAYYGYRRHGVNLAVSLGVVLALYLTMTRVMDVYLPTGVLPF, encoded by the coding sequence ATGACTCGATTAAATGTTAACCAGTGGCTAGCGCTCGTACTAGCACTGGTAGCGGCTGCTTATCTGGCCATGGCCTGGCAAATTCCAACGTTTCCTCTGCCGCGCCCGGTGGATTCAGACCTCTTCCCCAAAGTGCTGGGTGTGTCGCTGCTGCTACTGGCCGCGCTGCTGTTTTTTGAAAAGCCGAGCGCCATTGCTGGGGCTGATGAAATCGACCATGAGGCCACTAACGGACCGCTGCTGTTCACTCCCTGGGCGCGTGTCATCGTGACCGCGCTGGCCATTGCCGCCTATGCGTTCCTGCTGGTGCCGCTGGGTTTTGTACTGGCCTCCACGCTACTAAGCGTGGGTTTAACCGCCTATTACGGCTATCGCCGCCATGGCGTCAACCTAGCGGTATCGCTGGGTGTGGTACTGGCCCTTTACCTGACCATGACGCGGGTAATGGATGTTTACCTACCCACCGGCGTACTGCCGTTCTAA
- a CDS encoding tripartite tricarboxylate transporter substrate binding protein, whose product MTTLSLKRIAVLALPMAALAMTTSAQAQEWTPSRSIEFIAPANPGGGWDTLVRTMSRVIQQESLADESFAAINVPGGGGAVAWAQVARDSGNPHKLFATSPPMILVPLAGASRYDHTDFTPIARINTDYSIILVAADSEYQDLEDLFEALKANPGLSVGGGSAPGSMDHISVAGLASAAGMEASAVNYIPFSGGGDAMTNLMGGHIEAVIGGAGEAVGQLGEGSQLRALGVSSEERLGGGLADVPTYQEQGFDYTFDIWRGVMGAPDMPEEAVEYYETLFAEMLETDAWREASDQLGWIDAYQDSDAFGTFLDEQQEQFSSVLTDLGLLRQ is encoded by the coding sequence ATGACTACGCTTTCCTTGAAGCGCATCGCCGTGCTTGCCCTGCCGATGGCCGCCCTGGCCATGACGACCTCTGCTCAAGCGCAAGAGTGGACACCAAGCCGCTCCATCGAGTTCATCGCCCCGGCGAACCCCGGTGGCGGTTGGGATACGTTGGTGCGTACCATGTCCCGCGTGATTCAGCAGGAGTCCCTGGCAGACGAAAGCTTTGCCGCCATCAACGTACCCGGCGGCGGCGGTGCAGTGGCGTGGGCCCAGGTCGCCCGTGATAGCGGCAACCCCCATAAACTGTTTGCCACCAGCCCGCCGATGATTCTGGTGCCGCTGGCAGGCGCTTCGCGCTATGACCATACCGATTTCACGCCAATTGCGCGGATCAACACCGACTACTCCATCATCCTGGTCGCGGCGGATTCCGAGTACCAAGACCTGGAAGATCTGTTCGAAGCGCTCAAAGCCAACCCCGGCCTGAGTGTGGGCGGCGGCAGTGCGCCGGGCTCCATGGATCATATCTCGGTGGCAGGCTTGGCCTCGGCGGCGGGAATGGAAGCCTCTGCGGTGAACTACATTCCGTTCTCCGGCGGCGGCGATGCCATGACCAACCTGATGGGCGGCCACATTGAAGCGGTGATCGGCGGAGCCGGTGAAGCCGTGGGCCAACTGGGCGAAGGCAGCCAGCTGCGCGCATTGGGCGTCTCTTCTGAAGAGCGTCTGGGCGGCGGCTTGGCCGACGTGCCCACCTACCAAGAGCAGGGCTTCGATTACACCTTCGATATTTGGCGTGGCGTGATGGGTGCGCCGGATATGCCGGAAGAAGCGGTCGAGTACTACGAGACGCTGTTCGCTGAAATGCTCGAAACCGACGCATGGCGCGAAGCCAGCGACCAGCTGGGCTGGATTGATGCCTACCAGGATAGCGACGCGTTCGGCACCTTCCTGGATGAGCAGCAAGAGCAGTTCAGCAGCGTGCTGACCGACCTGGGCCTGCTGCGCCAGTAA
- a CDS encoding response regulator, which translates to MSATQYGILVVEDDFRIADIHRAFIEQSEGFYVVGMARNGSEAKALMALHAAEIQLILLDAYLPDVEGLELLWAIRRDYVHVDIVMVTAAKEVETISEALRGGVFDYLIKPIEAARMNQMLTRFRREREALANRAEMSQDELDHVLARVTPSEPARAGSRTLPKGIDRLTLRRVVDALAAESESLTAMQVARTMGASRSTARRYLEFLVAEQALSAELGYGDVGRPERRYRLLSAAKGWLETL; encoded by the coding sequence ATGTCTGCGACGCAATACGGCATTTTGGTCGTCGAAGACGATTTTCGCATCGCCGATATCCACCGCGCCTTTATCGAGCAGAGCGAGGGCTTTTACGTGGTGGGCATGGCACGCAACGGCAGCGAAGCCAAAGCGCTGATGGCTCTGCACGCTGCAGAGATTCAACTGATTTTGCTGGATGCCTACCTGCCGGATGTTGAAGGACTTGAGCTCCTGTGGGCCATTCGCCGCGACTATGTGCATGTGGATATCGTGATGGTCACCGCTGCCAAAGAGGTGGAGACCATTAGTGAGGCGCTGCGTGGCGGGGTGTTCGACTATCTGATCAAACCCATAGAAGCGGCCCGCATGAATCAGATGCTGACCCGCTTTCGCCGCGAGCGTGAAGCGCTGGCGAACCGCGCTGAAATGAGCCAAGACGAGTTGGATCACGTGCTGGCAAGAGTGACGCCTAGCGAGCCCGCACGCGCGGGTAGCCGCACGCTGCCCAAGGGCATCGACCGCTTGACGCTGCGCCGGGTCGTGGATGCGCTGGCCGCCGAATCCGAGTCGCTTACCGCGATGCAGGTGGCTCGCACCATGGGCGCCAGCCGCTCGACCGCACGACGCTACCTGGAGTTTTTGGTGGCGGAACAAGCGTTGAGCGCTGAACTCGGGTATGGCGATGTGGGCCGCCCCGAGCGGCGTTATCGGTTGTTGAGCGCCGCCAAAGGGTGGTTGGAAACGTTGTGA
- a CDS encoding sensor histidine kinase yields the protein MTAPRPRTLAELQRWRRTRAKRRWYKRSFRLQVMLLVGLLLAGMLLAQGTYLNHRKAEIITHQMGERALAVAKTVAGMPQIVNAFATADPSAIIQPLAERVRQETGARYVVVGNAQSIRYSHPVPERIGQPMVGGDNDQALIYGQSYVSEATGTLGTAMRGKTPIWDEEGNIIGVVSVGFMLDRVDMDVARYTSLGWALVALMIVLGFAGAYWLSQHLKKIILGLEPYEIARLAMEKEAILQSIHEGILAVNRDGHVTLVNQQARRFLELPDEHVLLGQPIREVVPNSRLLEVLKHGEQEFDQEMWLGDHPVVVNRVPILHEGEIEGAVATFRSRREIIDLSQALTQASRDVDMLRAQAHEFSNKLYTISGLLQLQRIDEALALIHQETERAQAQMSFLMRHVADAVLSGTLLGKLTRARELGVALEIDEQSSLSCPLTPTGQEVMMSVVGNLLDNACHAALNGPHGDQPQVRLFFTDLGEQLLIEVEDNGAGVPAEHAESIFADGFSTKTGKHRGIGLALVDRLCRQHGGAITLEESELGGACFTAVLDRSLCADPATQPPTS from the coding sequence CACTGGCCGAATTACAGCGCTGGCGCCGTACCCGTGCCAAGCGCCGCTGGTACAAGCGCAGCTTCCGCCTGCAAGTCATGCTACTGGTGGGGCTACTGCTGGCGGGCATGCTGCTGGCTCAGGGCACCTATCTCAACCACCGCAAAGCCGAGATCATCACTCACCAAATGGGCGAGCGGGCGCTGGCCGTGGCCAAAACCGTGGCCGGGATGCCGCAGATTGTAAACGCTTTTGCCACTGCTGACCCCTCTGCCATCATTCAGCCGCTAGCCGAGCGAGTACGCCAGGAAACTGGCGCACGCTACGTGGTGGTGGGCAATGCCCAATCGATTCGCTACTCCCACCCCGTGCCCGAGCGCATTGGTCAGCCCATGGTGGGCGGCGATAATGACCAAGCGCTGATCTATGGACAGTCCTATGTCTCTGAAGCCACCGGCACGCTGGGCACCGCCATGCGCGGTAAAACGCCGATATGGGATGAGGAGGGCAACATTATCGGGGTGGTTTCGGTGGGCTTTATGCTCGACCGCGTCGATATGGATGTGGCCCGCTACACCAGTCTCGGCTGGGCGCTGGTGGCGCTCATGATTGTGCTGGGGTTTGCGGGCGCTTACTGGCTATCGCAGCACCTTAAAAAGATCATCCTAGGCTTAGAGCCTTACGAAATTGCCCGCTTGGCGATGGAGAAGGAGGCCATTCTGCAGTCGATTCACGAAGGCATTCTCGCCGTGAATCGGGATGGTCATGTCACCTTGGTGAACCAGCAGGCGCGGCGCTTTTTAGAGCTGCCGGATGAGCACGTGCTGCTGGGGCAGCCGATCCGCGAGGTGGTGCCCAACTCGCGGCTGCTGGAAGTCTTGAAGCACGGCGAGCAGGAGTTCGATCAAGAGATGTGGCTGGGGGATCACCCGGTGGTGGTCAACCGGGTGCCGATTCTCCATGAAGGCGAGATAGAGGGGGCCGTGGCCACCTTCCGCAGCCGCCGGGAGATCATCGACCTCTCCCAAGCGCTTACCCAGGCCAGCCGCGATGTGGATATGCTGCGCGCCCAGGCCCACGAGTTCTCTAACAAGCTCTACACCATTTCAGGGCTGTTGCAGCTCCAGCGCATCGACGAAGCATTGGCGCTGATTCATCAGGAAACCGAACGCGCCCAGGCGCAAATGAGCTTTTTGATGCGCCACGTGGCGGATGCAGTCCTGAGCGGCACGCTGCTGGGCAAACTCACCCGCGCCCGCGAGCTGGGCGTTGCCCTGGAGATCGACGAGCAGAGCTCGCTCTCCTGCCCACTGACGCCTACCGGCCAAGAGGTGATGATGAGCGTGGTGGGCAACCTGCTGGATAACGCCTGCCACGCCGCGCTCAACGGCCCCCACGGTGACCAGCCCCAGGTGCGGCTGTTTTTCACCGACCTGGGCGAGCAGCTGCTCATCGAAGTAGAAGATAACGGCGCTGGGGTGCCCGCTGAGCATGCCGAATCGATTTTTGCCGACGGGTTTTCCACCAAGACTGGAAAACACCGGGGCATCGGGCTTGCCCTGGTGGATAGGCTTTGCCGCCAGCACGGGGGCGCGATAACGCTGGAAGAGAGCGAGCTGGGGGGCGCGTGTTTTACGGCCGTGCTGGACCGCTCACTATGCGCCGATCCCGCCACTCAGCCCCCGACCTCATAA